From the genome of Canis aureus isolate CA01 chromosome 29, VMU_Caureus_v.1.0, whole genome shotgun sequence:
ATAATTCGCGACAATTAGTGCCTTTCTCTTGACAAAGCATGGCACACAGTCTCTAATGATAAAGTTTCTTCTCTATGCTGGAGAGTCATAATACCTTTATGTATTCTCATTTAAATAGATTCTTTATCATTTTGGTCAGTTGCTAACATTTACTGGTTATGTTTAAAACCATTCATTTTTTGATTGATTTCTAAATTAAGATTTCAAATTCAGCAACACATTTACAAGTTATATCTTAAAGTGACTTAGTTTAGGGAGAACTATATAAGTGGCTAATATCCCTATATGagaattattttactttgttctAGATTTTGGAATGCAGCATGCTATGAGGCCTTTTATTAATTTGCTGCATTAATTTGTATTGTGTAAACCAAGCCTTTAACACTACTGTGGGCTTCGtcttatatataacatgtatgcAGTAAGATAATGATAATTTCTATTTAGTGGTTTGGAATACACTAAATAGTGTATGTTAATACAGATGGGTAGTTTGTGGTAGTAGGGCCAAGGTCCATCCTAGCTGAATAGTGTATGTTAATACAGATGGGTAGTTTGTGGTAGTAGGGCCAAGGTCCATCCTAGCTGATGCTCCAAAGGACAGACTAAACTAAAAACGAGGCGTTTAACAAACTGGTCTGTCTTTCTTAGTAGTATTCTTCCCCATTTTTTGCATTCCTAGAATAATGTTCCTCAAGTAACAGTTTTATCACATCACTTCTGTACTTTAATTCAATACTTGAGAATCTACTATGTGCTAGAAACTATAGTACAAAAGTATACAAGTCTATTATGATTTATTGTCATAAAATTCACTCCTGCAAATCAAAGCATTCAGACCAGCATTTCCATCACAGACCGATGTAAATGTATATCTTTCTGTTActcaaaaattttatatttgtttctttttcataagtACATCttccatttgaaattatttcttttctagtttgTCAGAACTATGATGTCCCCCTTTTTTTAATCCAACCTTATATGACATTGATAACCACCCTATATATGCTTTGTTGGTATGTGATGAAAGAAGTTGATAATTGTTTTTCATCAAGATTGctggaatattttatatttatctgtcTTGGGATAATTTTTGGAGTTGGCTAATTTTCAGAAAGTAGCTAAAATAGTAACCTTCATAAACAGCCTAAAAATGTATTCTAGTTGTTAAATTAGTTTTGTCAGTATTTCTTTTATGATCTGGGCAGTGTATGTGGGCTCCATTTGAGTTGCCCTGAAAATTATGTATTCTTGATGAGAATGTTTGAAAGTCACCATGGTATTTTCCTAGATTTTTGCCTGGATAAAAAAACCAAATTCCTATCAGGGATCTTTAATGTCCAAACTTCTTTTAGCTCAGCTTCAGGTGCCTGGGCTGATActtgtgttttgttattttccttctcagtaaatttttattatcattaatgTGTATTGTTTTATAATCATTCTCTTGTGTGTCCACTGTTGTCATAtttcctcagtattttttttttattttttttttaaatttatgatagtcacagagagagagagaaagagagagagagagaggcagagacataggcagagggagaagcaggctccatgcaccgggagcccggcgtgggactcgatcccgggtctccaggatcgcgccctgggccaaaggcaggcgctaaaccactgcgccacccagggatccctcaatattTTCTTACAGACTTTTGAgatagtttttttcccctcatggaGTTGAAGGAATTATAAACAAGTCAATTGAATTCTAACAATTTAAACTCTAGCTATTTCATACCCAACATCTTATGGGGGTGTTAAGAAATGCCAAATTGTAGCTAAAGTGAAGTTGTGTGACTCAATTAAAGGAGAAAGAGTAAGACTTTGTAGCACCCTACTGATTGCAGCACACTCGGATTGACTGTGCTACTCAGGTTTTGGATTTTTGCGCTCTCGAAGTCTTAAAAGAGTTACTAGTGGTAAAATTTGTAGTCTTAGTTATTCCACATCATGGAGTTTGTGTAAATACGTATGAGGTCTTGGTTTGAAaaaactttaactttttaaaattttgatattttgacttttttagatGTCAAACGAAGATCAGGAACAAATTTGAAGAAGTGCAGAGTGAGGTGGTGTCAATCAGCATGTCAGAGACAGAGCACATAGCCTCCATTTCCTCTGataaaaatattgggaaaacATTTGAATTAAAGGAAGACTCCAGCAACTCATTTTCTGGTGATGAAAGCAGCTTAGAAAATGAATCTAAACTGTCATCATTAAACTTTGATAAAACTTCATGTCAGCCTAATGAACATAATGAAATCGAAGCACAGGAAAATTCTATTCAGGATCATAGTGGAGGTGTGGATTCTTGTGCTAAAACAGACATATGCCCAGAAAATTCTGAACAAATAGCCAGTTTTCCTGGTGGAGATTTTACAAAGCAagttttgaaaacaaatgaaaccgAGCAGACAGTAACACAAATATTGGCGGAATTAAGGTCATCTACATTTACAGAAGCAGCAAATCAAAAGACTTACTCAGAAAGTCCCTATGATACAGACTGCACCAAGAAacttatttcaaaaatcaaaaatgtTTCAGCATCAGAGGATTTGTTGGAAGAAATAGAATCTGAGCTCTTATCTACAGAGTTTGCAGAACACCGAGTACCAAATGGAATGAATAAGGGAGAACGTGCATTAGTTATGTTTGAAAAGTGTGTGCAAGAGAAGTATTTACAGCAGGAACACACCATAAAGaagtaagtttttaattttgagggtttttttttcccctgccagTATTAAAGATTGAATTCTTTAAAGGAAGGTatcattttgtccatttttaattccACAATCAATGGACATGTATGTTGTAGTTGATCAACAAATATGTAATTACCAAATAATTCAGCAAATGTCAAGTttgatgatttaatatatgtctaaatgaataaatactaatGTGATTCATTGAAGATCTAGAAGTATTCATAAAGACAACTcatgtttttcagttttgaaagaatATGGAGCAGAATAGTGTCAAAATTAtgagaaattcaaaagaaaatgagagtcatattcaaaaagattttcttaaaattcttgttttaaattcattggttttacaaattaaaatttagagAAGAATTGTTTGGTTATTAGTAATGAGAATGTAGTTACTTCTAGACTTCCCTTGGATTTATAGAGTTAATGATAGTtcaattttgtttcatcttttccTAATGGTATTATATCCTCTACTTTTATTCTAGATTTTTGTATCTAAGTGTTTCAGATGTTTGGGTAGTCTTTTATAacctttaaaggaaaataaaatgtactgaCCTTCACTATAAAATACAGactgattctctttttttaaaatggtatttaagAAGAAACTTGGAGTGCGATGTCTGTACATAGAAAAAGGGGAGGAGAAAGTCTCTATACTAGAGGAGGGtgacaaaaaaataaaccataatcCAACTATTGCTAGATATGTAACTGGCTTTTAATGATCTCCTTGCTACTAGTGTTTACTCTTTtagactttctttccttttttttttaagaaaagattttatttatttattcttgagagacacagagagaggcagagatgtaggcagagggagaagcaggctccatgcagggagcctgatgtggggcttgatcccgggactccaagatcactccctgagccaaaggcagatgatcgactgctgagccacccaggtgcccctcttctagACTTTCTTGTTCAGTGGATCAGTCTTCCCCAAACCAGCTTAGCCTTCATTGGGTTATCCAGTGAACTTTAATCTCTTAAGTGTCCAgagcccttcttttttttctattttttgtttttattttagatgatgacaaaatacacataaaatttaccatcttgtttttaaatgtactgtTCAGTAGTGTTAGgtttattcacatttttgtgcaatctccacagctttttcattttgcatacTGAAGCTTCATACCATTCAACTCCCAGTCCCCTGCCTGACAACCACTGTTCTACTTCCTGTTTCTAAAAGTTTACTCTTGGTACTTTATATAAAGTGGAAtcctatagtatttgtctttttataactggttaatttcacttagcagatGTCCTCAAGGGTTATCCAAGTTGTAGCGCCTGTCAGAAATGCCTTTTTAaggtcaaataatattttatgtatatgccatattttgcttatccgttcatctgtcaatggacatttgagttgcttccacattttgactattgtgaataatactgtgAACGTGAGTATATAAATATCTCTTGAGACTCAAGGCCCTACTTAATACTGCCCCAAAACTAGTGGCTGCCACTTCTACTCCTATCCTTACTGGAAtgctgctattataaataaactgttttttttttgttgttgttgtttttggttttttttgtttttttttacttagagcATTGGTGCTTTCACCATTGTTGAATTTTTTTAGggtaatttcctcatttttctatCTGTACCTGTTCTtccagatcctttttttttttttttttttttgagactgtcTGATGCTTCTTCCCATTCACCTTAGATCTGGACTcatcttttgcttttcttgtaAATTGTCAGATGTACATTGAATAATAACAGCAAATACCTATATGTTGTTAATTATGTGCCTGGCACTTCATATACATGTATTAATTCATGGAATCACAACAGTCCCCTGTGGTGTGAACTATTactcctgttttacagatgaggtaccTGAAGCACGGAAAAATtcagtaatttgctcaaggtcacatgctAGTAAATGCCCAAGTTAAAATCTGAGCCAAGATAGTTTTTTTCAACGTGGTTATCTGAAATGAACTAGTTAGAAGTTGttaaatttatctaaaaatattagGAATGCAATAAAAAATTCCTTCTTGCCGCAGCCTGTCAGAATGGTGGCAGCATAGTACACTGGGGTAAGCAGTTTCCAGAAGCCTGCAGTTAGAAGAGTCCCACTTCCATGTGCAAAACTCTGTTTTGTGGTTCACATCAGCCTCTATGAATCAAACATTTTTCATCTCCGTGAAGGGGACGATACCTGAATTGTTTTATAGACATTAaggcattataaatatatatatatttttaactaagtTAGTCTTTTGTTATGCACAGAATACTTTTAATTCCAAATACAATGCTTTGTGACTCAGGTTAGCTGTAGAACacgcatttttttttcttttgccttcactTAATATTCTATAAAGAAAACTATCTTAGTTTGTTTGGCTTAAATTTTCATTAGTGTATCTATTTCCTAGCATCACTATTTACACATCcattcctctattttctttttttattaattaattaattaattcatttatttttatttatgatagtcacacagagagagagagagaggcaaagacacaggcagaggtagaaacaggctccatgcaccgggagcccgacgtgggattcgatcctgggtctccaggatcgcgccctgggccaaaggcaagcgctaaactgctgcgccacccagggatccccccattccTCTATTTTCTAACATCAGTGTGTTGTCCAAGGTCCCAACCAGAATTCTTAATTAAGAACGGTTAGTTGTGCATCGGATGTGACAGTTTGAGGGTTCGCTGCTCTTCCACTTCTGCCTTCGTAGATTGCTTACTTGTAAACTACAGCCAGGATCCTTTGCTTCAGGTAATTTTCTGCAACAGCTTGAGTGTACaccaaatcaaataaataatctaagttAAACCACTGTGCCAAAAAGGCTTGAAGAAACTTGCATGGtatgtttttctccttcccaAGTATTTGCATGATTTGCTTTCTTGCTGTGGTCCTGTGCTCCTCAGAGAGGCCCACCGGGACTACCTTATCTACATTCACTGCCTAATGTAGATAAGGGCGCCTGAGGAGCTCAGTCAGGTGAGCGTCTGACCCTAGGCTGCactggtgatctcagggtggtgatatAGAGCCTGTTAtccagctctgagctcagtgggaagtctgctggagattctctgcctctgtcctcctCTGCCCTGCCGCAGCATCATgcgcagtctctctctctctctctctctctctcgctctctcaaataaatacatcttaaaaaaataaaataaaatcactgctCAAGTCGCTCTCTGTCCTCTTGCcctcctttactttttttcttttttacttaatagGACATGATCACTGCctgacattttattatattgtGTCTATTTTCATCTTCTCCCTTTGAATATAACCACCGTGAGGGCAGGGATGGTTTGCTGACATAACTTTTAGCACACTGAAGAATATAGGTACATAGTAGGTACCCAATAAGCATTTGTCCAGTGAATGAGCATCTTCGAAGAAGGGAAAGGCCTAGACTGTGGAATTAGACCTGGGTCCAAATCTCACTTCAGCCtcttagtagctgtgtgacctggaacAAGTGCTGGGCTtcaggttttttgctttttttatttcttaaaattcataaaatagatAATTTCATAGGCTTCGTAATTTCATAAAcctgaatattaaatgaaattatgcaCTTAAGGATAAACCTAGTGAATAGTAATTGTGCAATAAGTATTAAGTAATAGTTATTGCttttaataattcaaaaatactAGTTGTTAACTTCTTGAGGTATCTTATGTCAAAGTCCTGAATACTGCACAGGTAacttttaaggctttatttatatttttctaggggactcaaaatgaaatttctgcttgaacttttatattttttaattttatttcagtgtCTCTTGTAACTATCATTAGAACATCGttgaaatattcttaaaatctaaataaagcaAGATTTTTCACCCTCAGCATTATTGACATTTAGGAGATCACTCTTTGGTGGTGGGGGGTGCATTATAAaatgttcagcagcatccctgacctccacCCAAAAGAATCTAGTAGCAATCCCCCCACCTctgttgtgacaaccaaaaatgtttccaggcaAATGCCTGGAAGGACTTTGCCtcaggttgagaaccactgacctggAGGAATTCAAATACAGAAGGGATGAAGTACATAGCTGAGATAACCAAAGTGGTCAACTTAAAAGAATATGGTTTTCTTTATCTGATTATATTTCACTTGATTTGAAATATGCAAATTTCTGCAAGAAGTTAATAGCCTGACCACCAGAGAATGTTCTATAAAATACAATGTCTCATTACAAAAGTATTACTTAGGAATGTTGATATATTAATCATAAGTATATCTAATCTGCAAACACTGTATTTCACATCtccatttttaattgtgttttacTTATACTGCTGTTTTTGTATTTagattaattaaagaaaataagaagcatCAGGAGCTCATCTTAGACATTTgttcagaaaaagacaatttaagagaagaactaaaaaaaagaacagaaacagagaagcagCATATGAGCACAATTAAACaggtaaaaaggcaaaaaatctttaaacactaTACTTCAATTTGTAAATACCTTCctgaaaaatctatgtataaattGAAATTCTGTAAgctaaattgtattttaaattcagaGGATTGCTTGGTAtataaagcattctttttttgaaatgggaatcatctgatttt
Proteins encoded in this window:
- the CCDC186 gene encoding coiled-coil domain-containing protein 186 isoform X3, with the translated sequence MNCQATRCQTKIRNKFEEVQSEVVSISMSETEHIASISSDKNIGKTFELKEDSSNSFSGDESSLENESKLSSLNFDKTSCQPNEHNEIEAQENSIQDHSGGVDSCAKTDICPENSEQIASFPGGDFTKQVLKTNETEQTVTQILAELRSSTFTEAANQKTYSESPYDTDCTKKLISKIKNVSASEDLLEEIESELLSTEFAEHRVPNGMNKGERALVMFEKCVQEKYLQQEHTIKK